From the genome of Biomphalaria glabrata chromosome 1, xgBioGlab47.1, whole genome shotgun sequence, one region includes:
- the LOC106065771 gene encoding synaptic vesicular amine transporter-like yields MTSCKPYDLLQKFRHSRKLVLVIVFVALFLDNMLLTVVVPIVPNFLRKLENPYTVVNRTKMELGITEAPTFEVRCRNFTSLPRINATGYFGSSGYIMENIKDAPRYYAHAFGRLDAREVCYNETVWHNLSAVYVTVTERSPRKADLDAENIEVGFMFASKAIMQLIANPFIGPVTNRVGYTIPMFVGFFIMMVSTIIFAFGETYAVLFVARTVQGIGSSCSSVAGMGMIASYYPDDKERGNAMGIALGGLALGVLVGPPFGGVMYEFAGKEAPFLILAALAFFDGCLQLLALQPSVKPESQEGTAFKELLRDPYILLCAGSITFGNMGIAMMEPSLPIWMYKTMHSSEWQQGIAFLPASISYAIGTNLFGPLAHKMGRWLSAMIGMLIISICCFALPFSKNIGHLIAPNFGMGFAIGMVDSAMMPHMGYLVDLRHVSVYGSVYAIADVAFCLGFAIGPSLSGTIVSSIGFHWMLWIIAIVNLIYAPLLYFLRNPPAREEKMSLIMSEQCPVKYVTYNQSGQSPQSEEEYDYYEQ; encoded by the exons ATGACGTCGTGCAAGCCTTACGATCTGCTCCAAAAGTTCCGGCATTCCAGGAAACTGGTTTTGGTCATTGTTTTCGTGGCCCTGTTCCTGGACAACATGTTGCTGACTGTAGTAG TTCCCATTGTGCCCAACTTTCTTCGGAAACTTGAGAACCCTTACACTGTCGTAAACAGAACCAAGATGGAGTTAGGCATCACCGAGGCGCCTACCTTTGAGGTCCGTTGTAGAAACTTTACTTCCTTGCCTAGAATCAACGCCACGGGCTATTTCGGGAGTAGTGGCTACATCATGGAGAACATCAAGGACGCCCCAAGGTACTATGCGCACGCCTTTGGGCGCCTGGACGCCAGGGAAGTATGCTACAACGAGACAGTGTGGCACAACCTTTCTGCTGTGTATGTCACGGTGACCGAACGATCCCCAAGGAAGGCCGACCTGGACGCTGAGAATATAGAAGTGGGATTCATGTTCGCCTCGAAGGCTATCATGCAGCTCATCGCCAACCCGTTTATAGGACCGGTCACTAACAG aGTTGGATATACAATACCTATGTTCGTTGGATTTTTCATAATGATGGTGTCCACTATAA TCTTTGCCTTTGGTGAGACCTACGCAGTTCTGTTTGTAGCTCGGACCGTACAAGGAATCGGGTCGTCGTGTTCCAGTGTAGCAG GTATGGGAATGATCGCTTCATATTATCCGGATGACAAAGAAAGAGGAAACGCAATGGGTATAGCTTTAGGAGGTCTTGCTCTGGGAGTCTTGG TTGGGCCCCCATTTGGGGGTGTTATGTATGAATTCGCCGGCAAAGAGGCCCCATTCCTCATTCTGGCAGCGCTGGCATTTTTTGATGGCT GCCTACAGCTTCTAGCCCTCCAGCCTTCAGTAAAACCAGAGTCCCAGGAAGGAACAGCCTTCAAGGAGCTGCTCCGTGACCCTTACATTCTGTTATGCGCAG GATCTATCACGTTTGGTAACATGGGCATAGCCATGATGGAACCGTCTCTACCCATCTGGATGTACAAGACCATGCACTCCTCTGAGTGGCAGCAAG GAATCGCTTTTCTACCTGCCAGCATTTCCTACGCAATCGGCACAAACCTGTTTGGACCTCTGGCTCACAAGATGGGAAG atGGCTGAGCGCAATGATTGGAATGTTGATCATCTCAATTTGTTGCTTTGCA TTGCCATTTTCCAAGAACATTGGTCATCTGATAGCACCAAACTTTGGCATGGGTTTTGCGATAG GTATGGTCGATTCAGCAATGATGCCACATATGGGCTACCTGGTAGATCTACGTCACGTGTCTGTCTACGGGAGTGTCTACGCCATCGCTGACGTGGCTTTTTGCCTGGGCTTCGCCATCG GTCCTTCACTAAGTGGAACTATAGTGTCTAGTATAGGATTCCATTG GATGCTTTGGATTATCGCAATAGTCAACTTGATTTACGCCCCTTTGTTATATTTCTTGAGGAATCCACCAGCCAGGGAAGAGAAAATG AGTTTGATTATGAGTGAACAATGTCCAGTCAAATACGTGACGTACAATCAGAGTGGACAGAGTCCACAGTCTGAGGAAGAGTACGATTACTACGAACAGTGA